From Triticum aestivum cultivar Chinese Spring chromosome 7B, IWGSC CS RefSeq v2.1, whole genome shotgun sequence:
TGGATTTTTTTAAACAATTATTGAAaacatgttgatcatgtatattaggatgtagaatgaaaaacaaaaagaaagaaagaaaaacaaaaaatgaaaacttaaaaattaaaaacaaaagaaagaaaaaatgaagaaagaaaagcAACAAGAatgaaaaatggagaagaaaaaagaaaactggGGAAAGCCGGCTCACTCACTTCAGTAGATCGCGTCCTTATACATATCACGAATAGTATGCTGGCATGTTGGCTAGTAGTGTTTGTTATGTTCGCGGCATGTTGGGATCGATCCCTCTGTGTGCGAAAATGGGTCGGCCCGTAACGACCACGACCAGCAAAAACTCGGTGCGAGAATTTCCTCTCGACCCGTTTAAGGCGAGAAATAGTCGCCGCGGCTTGGTCTCCCCCCAGCGCGCCGCGCGCTGTATAGGAGGTCCCAAATAGTAGTACGTCTCGCCTCAAGCATGGATCACAACCTTCAGTGCACTTTTTTATCCTTTTTGTATTtacatttttactttattttttatttcttttgcttATATTCCAAATATATCTATATAAAAATCACTTTACATACAAAATTTCAAAATATtaacatgcatttgaaaaatgttaaacatgtatacaaaaatgttTCTACTATAGTATATGAAAATTGTACTATCTGTATTTACAAAAGTAGACACCAAAAATATGTGTTTAACAAGTGTTaataatgtatttaaaaaatgtttaacatgtatataaaaaaggtTCCTGATGAataaaaaaatatacaatgtgtatggaaaaaatatacattaaaaatatatgtttaaaggaatattaatcatgtatttgaaaaatgttaaatgtgtatataaaaaatgttgctGCTGAATAAAAAAGTGTAATGTGTATGGAAAAAATAGACATAAAAATATAAATTTAGATAAAttttaatcatgtattttaaaaatatataacatgtataaaaaatagtCCTGGTGCATAAAAAAAGTATGATGTGTATGGAAAAAtgtagacataaaaaatatatgttgTCAAAACTGctaatcatgtattttaaaaatgatgaAAGTGTGGAGGTTGTCTTGAAGAATCCACTGGGAGTAAATTGAGTGGAGTTCAAGGAACTTCACATCGAGGAGAATAGGATGAAGAGATATTTGCTCTTGTGTCCCTCCAACTAGATGTGATATTTGCTCTTGTGTCCCTCCAACCAGATGTGATATTTACTCTTGTGTCCCTCCAACTAGACGTGTAACTTTGGCGGAAGTGTGAAATGGCCGAACAAGTTACTCGTCACCATCAAGCACCACTATTTTCATCTCAACTTGCAATACTTTCAGTATTTGTCTATATTCGAGTTGTTCCCCTATCTTGTGATTGTTTTGTGTTCAGTTTTTCGCAATTGTATTGCATTTTATCTTTGTACTGCTACTGCTAGCCATGCTAGACTTCGTATTCTCTCTCGCAGTACTTAAGATCATATGCATATGTATGCTCATGTAGTTTGCCTTTATTTCTACCTAGTTATTCTTCCATCGTCTATTCACAAGGTGACCTTTGCCAAACAGACTAAGTTCGTGTGTCACCATAATTCATCTATCATACAAAATAGCAGTATAAAGATCAtcaacatgacaagcaagaagtagggtgttacctcgatctaagggcctaaacctgggtaaatttTCCTCGTATGCACCATCTGGATCTCTGACGCGTTTGCTATCCTCAGATGGATATTGTCGGTAAATTACCAAGACACACGTTCCATCTCCAATTTCGTGAGTTGGTGAAGGAACAAAttatttttgaaacggaggcaaaagatttgcctcatcgattaattaagaagaagagagttgtccggttaattaatggaaaaccgggcgaaaaccaatACAAACAAATCACATGCGGACTACTCCCAAAGTCTAAACCCCCAAGATCGCACTGTCGACCCTACAGACATTTCCAACAAGCAACAGACCCAAGCCCACACGCATCTACATCGCAAAGGAATCCCCAAAAAGAACACCTCGGATGTAGAGAAATGACCCCCCAAAAACCACGATGATAAGCTAAACCATGAGGACGGCCCATAAGACCAAGGAGCAGCCATTAAGCAGCCGCAGACGCCTTCCCTAAGGCATCActcttcttgtttttgcttttgaGAGACTTCTCCACCTTTTTGATCTTGTCTTTGTTAAACTTTTCGGTCAggatgcatgcaaccactttacCAGACCCAGGGCTAGCCGCCTCCAAGCTAGAGAGCAAGCTGCAAAGCTCTTTTGCAAAGAGAGCATCGGAACAAGGTGCCAACGTATTTGTCCCAACAACATCTCCACCTGGGGGCACCACGTGCCCAACGGTCACAGGCAAGCGCGTGACCGAGGCATCCAAACCTGCACACACCATAAAGTCTATCTGGCTAGACTCCAAGGGCGGTGGTGAGGGTGTCATGGGCACCGCCAACGCCCCTAGCAAGCCCATCTCCTTCGGAATCGCCACCGAAAGAGGTGGAGTGGACTCCTCACATAGCACTGTCAACTCAGGCATAATCTGTAGAATTGGAGCCACATCCTCAACAATCACTTCACCCCCAACGTCAGTCGACACCATAGAGCAGGGTCTAGCACGAGGAGAGAACCCTCCATAGAGGTCGACTTCCTCTCCATCTGCAGAGCCAACCTGAAGCTCGGGAAGTAGAGACCCAATCGACACAACCTGAAGTTTACCAAGAGCAACCTCCGCCCTTGCCAAGACACT
This genomic window contains:
- the LOC123161366 gene encoding uncharacterized protein gives rise to the protein MPQPCVAPPPASVIQADVPLQPVLEQQAELLCVELRECLVRVESVLARAEVALGKLQVVSIGSLLPELQVGSADGEEVDLYGGFSPRARPCSMVSTDVGGEVIVEDVAPILQIMPELTVLCEESTPPLSVAIPKEMGLLGALAVPMTPSPPPLESSQIDFMVCAGLDASVTRLPVTVGHVVPPGGDVVGTNTLAPCSDALFAKELCSLLSSLEAASPGSGKVVACILTEKFNKDKIKKVEKSLKSKNKKSDALGKASAAA